The stretch of DNA AAATAACCCCTACAGCCACCTCTTTGGTTCTGATATGGTCTTCGAGGCACATACTGTTGTTCCTTGGATTCTCCATTATCAACCTGTAGCTTGCCATGTTCTTCTTCTTGAACTGTAATATCCTCTGCCTGATTTTCTTTCTCCAAATTATCCTGGAGAGCAGGATCctgtaacaatattttaaaacaaatcaaataaataGAATCCTAAAGGAACAAAAATAGTGTTAAAACTAACTGAACGCACCTTCTGGAGTTCCTCCATAGTACTAAATTGATTGTCACCAGTTTCAGTTTCTTGATAATTTGATGCGTCTTCTGCCTGCATAAAATAAGAGAATAACTTGAAAGAAAAATACCAATTGGATAATAAAACTAATAGGTGAAAAGTTCctaatgaaatttaaacatttatgtTAATACCAAGACAAATAACGTGTACCGTACCAATAACATTCCCACTTACCTAAAAAAAAGTGAAGCAATCCTAAACAAGAAAACATCAAGTTCGAAAAAGGAGAACTAAGAGTCATCACATTTCATGTCATGCAATTACTACCTATGAAGTCATTCCCACTTCACAACCACATGATAATCTGTAAGCATAAAAGCATGGTCCAACATAGCCTATTAAAACCAAGGCAGGAAGAACTACTAACTTGAGTTCTTTTATTCTCAAGACAAATTGACCTGAATCAAAGAATCATGAAATACCAAGGTACCAATCATCGAACGTCACTTCAAAATTCTCAACTACACTACATTTCCAATTTCACACGGTTTATTGGGACAATCCTCTGCGCTTTTCTGCATTCCTTCTCAACAACTTGAATGCCTTTGGTGTTGTAGATTCAGTTGGGTTAGTATACCTTTAAGCCAAGGGATAAACTCATCCGACACAACCCAACCCATTATTCATTACCTTGTAGCATTGAAAAGAAATCATGGGATCAATTGCTTCAGCTAAATATGCTGCCTCACCAAAAGATTTGGCCATCTATTCTTACTGAGTCAACTGCAGATTTCACAACTATAGAAGGCAAATTTGTAAACTTctttttggaaaagaaaaatctAAAACAAACTTGTCCTTTTCAAGATTTGTCTGATACGAAACATGCCTTCTTAGCACCGATTTTACCTTGAACTACCAAAGCACAGCATATCTCTTGGAAAACAATTCTAAGGGACAGGATGATCACTAAGCAAAGTCATGAGTAAAAGAAATGTAAAGTATTTAAAGggaaaatgaaaagaatgaattcAATCAAATATGCCATCCATTCCAACAATCaactgaatggaatgaataaactACAAGATAATAAGATTCCCACTCCTGGAGTTATACATGAAACAAATAGATATAGTTCATTATGCTTTATGGTCAAGCACTCAAGCTCCACACACAAAGAGGAATATAGTAGTACGTACAAAGAGACAATATGAATGAGCAAGAAACCCTATTGCCAAAACTTGGAGTTTGAAACATATTCAACTTGAAATTTATAAAAGAGCCAACCTTTGGATGACTTGGGACATAGCACAGCCACCAATAACTTAGGTGAACCCAGCATCAATGATATTTCATAGCTACTACAAATCCTTAAATATACCATAGTTAACAGTATTGGAGCAAAATAGGCTAGTTGGTCCCAACGGCTTTTTGCTAGAGATTGAGAAACAATTTTCAAATGCAACACATACATGGTGTAAAACAACAAGGTACAAAGGGGAGTTAGGGCAACCCCTGTCAATGAAAATGGGACATAGAAACAGCCAATGGGAAACTAACAAGATAAAACTGATCCTCAAAGGCACAAGTAGCCAAAGTTCAGAGATCAAATCAGGATTGAATAATCCCCGAGTAGAAAACCCTTCTTATCATCCTAGCCTTGGAGCGTAAGCTTTTAACTAAACTTTTTAGGACTGGTACTGAATCAAATTTGAAATAAGGAAGTAGAACATTGTAACTCTATGAATATGTATACTACTTCTGTGCACTAATAAAAAACTATTTCATGAGATCTTTTAGCCATTCTGCCTGCAAGGTTGTTAACTAGCTCAATCTTAGGTAATTTATACATTCTGTACCAACATTTTACAAATCTTGCCTCCCCAACCCCAATACTTTCTCCTGTACCTCCATCTACAAATAGTTCCTGTTTAGCTGTCTTAGACTTGGTTTCATTCAACAATAAAAGAAACTTGCTTAAACAACCTCATTCCTTCCAAGAAAAAAGGAGGACACTATACAAGGTAGATTTGCTAATACACTAGAAACATTTGTGTATGTCTTATTCATAAGAAAAAGAAGACTAGACAGAGTTCACAATGTTGATGTCTAAAAAATCTAGCAACCAATATGAGTTATTAATATTTTCCTCCAATTGCAAAGCATAAAcgatttataatttcatataatacCAAAATAACAATGATATTAACCAACACATAAGGATCTACGGCAAGCACGATTATTCactgtttcaaaaattttatgtCCTGTTGCAGTAACTCTCTAATACCGCTGCAGTAACTCTTAACTTCACAATatacaaaaattaacaaataatttagtgGGTTGCTGGCATAATAAACTTTGTTTCTCCAACTTTCGTTTGCAATTAACTTATATTTTAAGAAACTCTAAGAATTCTCTGATGTTCTTTTCCCCTCTCTAGGTTATATAGCTGAAAACCAAGACCTCAATGTATTTGCatcaaacaaaacaaattaacaaTCATTTCGGTAATGATAACTGTACAGAACAAAAGGGAAACCAAAGTTTTTATACTAAAACATATATCAGAAACAAAATGCAAAAGTCAAATACACTAACCAAACACCCCACTCCTTTTATTTTGAACTAAAACAAAGTTAATACCTTCTGCTGGTACTGCCCAACCGAATCTTCCACCTGAACAGGCACGGAAATGGGCACAGCGTGCACCGGAACCTGGAAAGAAGTATAAGTCCCAGCAGCAGCAGCCACTTCAGCAGGATCCTTTATCTCCGGCGTGGTTGTAAAATAATCCAAAGCCATAATCTTGTTAAGCCTCTCTCTCAACCCAGCATCTGCAGCAAAGAACTCTCAAATCAGAAAAGCTAGAAATTGAACAATAAGTACATAATTATAAGAGCTACAAAAATGATTAGAGTGGATGAATACATGAAACGTCGGCATTGGGGTCAACCGGCTGGTCAGACTTAGAAAGCCAAAGCATAGCATGCTGGATACAACGGTGCAAAGCGTTCTTATGAGACAAACTGGAATCAGCAGGCCGCGAAGTCAATAGTCCACTCAGCGTCGAAATCAAATCCAAATCTTTCTCGTTAAGCAGATCGGTAGCGTCGTCGGTAACGTAATCGTAAGTCAAGCAGCAGCCTCTCTCGTGGGTCCTCGTCAACATGGTGGAGGTAAAATCACTCTGAGACTTGACATCGAACAACGACCCGAAATAGAGAAGATTGAGGAGATCCTCAATGGCATGATCGGGGACATTGGGTAGTTGTTCTTGGGTTTCAGTCTTGTCAGGTTGGGCTTGAGAGGTTGTTTCTGATGATGAAACGGTTTGACGCTGTAAGGCGAGTGAGATTTCTTCGGAGACAGCGGAAGAAAGAGGCTGGCGAAGCTTCTCGAGTTCATCGATAAGGGCAGAGACGGTGGGTTTGGAACGGAGGACATCTTCTTGTTCTTTGTTCAAAGTTTTTCCTTGGGAGACGGATTCTTCCATTTGGAGAATGCGGTTGTATTTCTTGCGTAGGGCACGTAGGCGTTTGTTGATGAAGCTAAGGACGGGGCCGTTCGAAACTGTGGCTAGAGAGTCGGAGGAAATAGTTGCTGCTTCGGCCGCCGCCATTGCAGGATTGGTGTTGGTAGCGGTGGGTGATAAAGAGTTTAGAGAGAGCACCACAGGGGAGGGGTGGTAGTGATGGTGGTGGAGCGGCAGGATGGGGTACTTTTGGAAAGGAAGCAAGTTAAACGGACctttttatttgaatatatatatatatcttttaagcTTAACTATACTCCATTTTCCATTATGatatattaaatttatgtatataaaaattaaatgatttttactaaatatttcaataattaaaatatattatcttaaattattaaaatttatataaattttctaacctttcataaataatattgttaaaaattaaaaataatataaatatttaatttttataaagataattcaaattcaaattaatataaataattttagggttacccataaaaaaatttagaatataaattaaagattaaaaagaaaaaatatatatttatattttttttcataatcatGATTAAATCAATTATAGCGGAGATTATTGACATGTATGATCCTTGTTATATgattgaaataatatttattttaaactttagtCAATAAAGACACCTGACAAATGATTAGCTTGCCAAATGACCTTTTCTTAACCATGCCACATTGGAACGCTTTCTTTAATTGTAACTTTAAATTGTTATAGTAGATATATTACACCTGTTTATGGATTGAGCCACCCGGCTCGACTCGAAAGTCCACCcaaaaagtgagagggtttggataaaaatataggcttgaaAAATGTGTTTGGACAAATATAAGACCCGttttaaaaatgggccgggcaTCAGGTAAGACGTTTTTGGCTCAAGCCCAGCCTAAATTCACTAAATGTCAAAAAAAATctgctattttttttgttattttagtgatattttcttgttgttttctccctattttgctaccattttactattatattgctactagtttgttgttattgtttggatattgtataacacttattttattgttaattttattattattttagagacattttattgttaagttgcatctatcttagtattatttaagtatatatattttttaaaatttattttctatttgttcaaaaatatttattttaatatttttagtatttttgatgtattatatatatatatttaaaaattatgtaaaaaaatataatataaaaaaatttgaatatagGTGGGCTGGGCTCGGGCCTAACAAACGGGCCTTAATTTTTTGCTTGGGCCCAACCCGAACTTGGCATGGCCCCATGATCgcttctaatatatatataatttattgtgTCACCAATTTAAATATTACTatgattaagttttttttatcttatataaaaaaataaaaaagataaaaaaaaacaccCTTACAGTAACATAActtattttgtatataaaaaagtattttaataattcatcGTTGATTAGCTCGTAACATCAACTCAGTAAAAGGTTTAAATATAAgtacaaataatttttttgtccactttaacatttgaactatcctttttcatttcaatttatttcaaaataaaaaaattaataaaaatatgacaCGTGGTGATGTTTTTATTAGATT from Gossypium hirsutum isolate 1008001.06 chromosome D04, Gossypium_hirsutum_v2.1, whole genome shotgun sequence encodes:
- the LOC107899611 gene encoding uncharacterized protein, with product MAAAEAATISSDSLATVSNGPVLSFINKRLRALRKKYNRILQMEESVSQGKTLNKEQEDVLRSKPTVSALIDELEKLRQPLSSAVSEEISLALQRQTVSSSETTSQAQPDKTETQEQLPNVPDHAIEDLLNLLYFGSLFDVKSQSDFTSTMLTRTHERGCCLTYDYVTDDATDLLNEKDLDLISTLSGLLTSRPADSSLSHKNALHRCIQHAMLWLSKSDQPVDPNADVSYAGLRERLNKIMALDYFTTTPEIKDPAEVAAAAGTYTSFQVPVHAVPISVPVQVEDSVGQYQQKAEDASNYQETETGDNQFSTMEELQKDPALQDNLEKENQAEDITVQEEEHGKLQVDNGESKEQQYVPRRPYQNQRGGCRGYFVGRGGRSSGRGGVSYQNGHNQYYDQPANHYSSNHYNNRGRGGRGGGGHAYNNHGGNPSADVGVAS